DNA from Krasilnikovia cinnamomea:
GAACGACCCGTCCGCCACGGTGGTTCGCTCGGCCCGCGAGGCGAACGCCGCGATGCCCGCGTACGCGGTCGACCTGCTGGCCGCCGCGGCCGGTGACCTCAACGGCCTGGACGTGCTGGTGCTGGGAGCCGCCTACCGGGGTGGCGTGAAGGAGACCGCGTTCTCCGGGGTCTTCGCCACCGTGGCGGCGCTGCGCGGGCGCGGCGCGCGGCCCTACGTCAGCGATCCGATGTACACCGTCGACGAGCTCGAGGCGCTGGGGTTGCCCGCCCATCACGGTCAGCGGGTCAGTGCGGCCATGGTGCAGGCCGACCACCCCGAGTACCGCACGCTGAGCGCGACTCACCTGCCGGGCGTACGGGTCCTGGTCGACGGGCGCCGGGTCACCGACCCCGCCCTGTGGCCCGGTGTCCACCGGGTCGTGATCGGCGGCTGACCGCCCCGGTCGCCGCCCGTCAGCGGTGGCCGGATTCGGCGGCCCGGACCCGTTCGGCGATCGACGCCGGGGGTTCGGGCTGCCGGGAGATGACCTCGCCGCGCTCGTCCACCCAGCCGATCGGCCGCGCCGGGTTGCCCGCGACCAGTTGGTGGGGGGCCACGTCCTTGGTGACCACGGAACCCGCGGCGATCATGGCGTACGCGCCCACCTCGATGCCGCAGACCAGGGTGGCGTTGGCGCCGATGGACGCGCCGTGGCGCACCACGGTGGGGGTGATCGTCCAGCCGGGATTCTGCGCCCGTGGGCGCCGGTCGTTGGTGAACACCGCGCACGGTCCGACGAAGACCTCGTCCTCCAGGGTCACGCCCTGGTAGACCGAGACGTTGTTCTGGATCTTCACGAGATCGCCGACGATCACCTGCGCGTCGATGTAGACGTTGCGCCCGATCACGCAGCCGCTGCCCACCTTGGCGCTGTCCCGCACGTGCGCCAGGTGCCACACCTTGGTGCCCGCGCCGACCTGTGCCCCGACCTCGACGTCGGCACTGGGATGCACGAAGGTCGCGGAACCGGTGTCCGTCATTCTGCTGCTCCCGGGGGAAGGATCGCCGGGCGCCGGCCTCCGCTACGGCTCGCGCACCGGACAATGGGGGTAAATTCCCCCAAACACTATCACTGTACGCGTGGACGGCGGCGCGTCCGGTCACCGGCCCGATCAGGTGTCGTCGAGCCGGAAGCCGACCTTCATGGTCACCTGGACGTGGCCGATCTCGCCGTTCTCCAGGTGGCCCCGGATCTCGGTGACCTCGAACCAGTCGAGGTTGTGCAGAGTCTGCGAGGCCCGCTGGACGCCGTTGCGGATCGCCTGGTCGAGACCGTCGGGTGAACTGCCGACGATCTCGGTCACCCGGTAGGTGTGGGAGCTCATTCGGTCCCCCTCGTCACGAGAACGATGTCCCGCTCATTATGGTCGCGTCCGCCCGGATGCGGGCGGACGCCGGGTGGTTTCCGCTCGATGGCCCGCCGTGCCTGCGGGCCGGAGGCGCGGGCCTCGATCCGGTGCCCCGCTCGAGCGCCGAGGGTCGCCCCCGGGGACGGGCTGGACGCGGGCACGCATTCCGAGCCCGTGTCCAAGTTGCGGACCCGCACGTCGGCGTCGAACGTCCGGACCAGGGCGACCGGCCGGGCGGCCGGTCGCGCGTGCGGCCCGTGCGGGTTGATCACGGTCAGCGTCGACGCGGACACGTCGCCAACGGCCGGGTGGGCCCGGGTTGGTGAAGAGTTCGGGTTCGGCGCTGACCCGACCTGCTCAAGATCCGCGCTCACCGCCACAGACGCGAGGTGGCAAGCCGGGGCCCACGAAACCGGCGTGCAGCGGTTCGTGCCCGGACCCGCCGACGGAGATCAGGCCGACCTTACCCCGGACGGGCTCCTCGCCGGGAGATACGGGACGCAGGGGACCTGACCACCCCACAAGTTACGCCCGGCGCGGGCGAGCGGCGTGGGAGCGGGAGGGGTGTTTGCCCGGCTTTGTCGTGACCGCTGAGTGAGCCTCGCGACACGGGCGGTAGTAGTCGGCCGCTCGGCGGCGGTTCCGCTCATGTGGTCCCGGCCCGGGCCGATGGGAGTTCGTTGCCTCAGGTCTCGGCGAAAGGCGGGCACATGCTGGCCCTGGTGGTTGACGACTCGGGCACGATGCGACGCATCCTGCGCCGGATCGTGAGCGGTTTCGGATTTGCCGTGTACGAGGCGGGCAACGGGCAGGAAGCCCTGGACCTGCTCAACGAGATCCCCACCGTGCCCGACGTCGCGCTGATCGACTGGAACATGCCGGTCATGGACGGCCTCGAGCTGATCCGTAACGTGCGCAAGATCCAGCCGCTGCGCGACATGTGCATGATGATGGTGACCACCGAGAGCGAGCACAGCCAGATGGTGCGGGCGCTGGCGGCCGGTGCCCACGAGTACGTCCTCAAGCCGTTCACGCCCGAGATCATTCAGCAGAAGCTGGCTTACCTGGGGCTCGTCAGCCCCTGACGCCGCGCCCCGCCGCAACCGGCGGGGGTCCGCCGCCGACATCCCCGACAGGTAGCTTCGAGTACGCGCACCGCGCGCCCGGCAACCACTGTGGGGATCTGATGACGGATGAGAATCTGACCTTCGCCTCGCCGGACGACTTCACGGCCTGGATGGAGCAGCACCACAGCACGGCCGCCGAGGTGTGGGTGGCGCTGCCGAAGAAGGGCACGCCGGTGCCCTCGGTCAGCCGGGCCGAGGCGCTGGACGTGGCCCTGTGCTACGGCTGGATCGACGGGAAGTCGTTCAGTGGCAACGTCCCGGACGGCTGGTGGGCGCAGCGGTTCACGCCCCGGCGCAAGCGCAGTTCATGGTCGAAAATCAACTGTGCCCGGGTGGAGCAGTTGATCGCCGAGGGCCGGATGCGTCCGGCCGGGCTGGCCCAGATCGAGGCGGCCAAGGCGGACGGCCGGTGGGACCGGGCGTACTCCCCGCCGAGCACCGCCACGGTACCGGCGGACCTGCGGGCCGCACTGGACGCCGAGCCCGCCGCGGCGGCGGCGTTCGACAAGCTCAGCCGCAGCAACCGCTACCAGATCCTGTTCGCGGTCGAGCGGGCGGTACGGCCCGAGACCCGGGCCCGCCGGATCGCCACGCACGTGGCCCGGCTGGCGGCCGGGGAGCCGCCGAGCGGACCGTGACGGCCGGGTCAGGCCGGTTCGGACCTGTCGTGGGGATTTCTCGCCTGGGCGCTGTTGC
Protein-coding regions in this window:
- a CDS encoding acyltransferase; amino-acid sequence: MTDTGSATFVHPSADVEVGAQVGAGTKVWHLAHVRDSAKVGSGCVIGRNVYIDAQVIVGDLVKIQNNVSVYQGVTLEDEVFVGPCAVFTNDRRPRAQNPGWTITPTVVRHGASIGANATLVCGIEVGAYAMIAAGSVVTKDVAPHQLVAGNPARPIGWVDERGEVISRQPEPPASIAERVRAAESGHR
- a CDS encoding dodecin produces the protein MSSHTYRVTEIVGSSPDGLDQAIRNGVQRASQTLHNLDWFEVTEIRGHLENGEIGHVQVTMKVGFRLDDT
- a CDS encoding HPr family phosphocarrier protein, with amino-acid sequence MSASTLTVINPHGPHARPAARPVALVRTFDADVRVRNLDTGSECVPASSPSPGATLGARAGHRIEARASGPQARRAIERKPPGVRPHPGGRDHNERDIVLVTRGTE
- a CDS encoding dihydroxyacetone kinase subunit DhaK; the encoded protein is MGWSGPLRPVSPGEEPVRGKVGLISVGGSGHEPLHAGFVGPGLPPRVCGGERGS
- a CDS encoding response regulator, with protein sequence MLALVVDDSGTMRRILRRIVSGFGFAVYEAGNGQEALDLLNEIPTVPDVALIDWNMPVMDGLELIRNVRKIQPLRDMCMMMVTTESEHSQMVRALAAGAHEYVLKPFTPEIIQQKLAYLGLVSP
- a CDS encoding YdeI/OmpD-associated family protein, which gives rise to MTDENLTFASPDDFTAWMEQHHSTAAEVWVALPKKGTPVPSVSRAEALDVALCYGWIDGKSFSGNVPDGWWAQRFTPRRKRSSWSKINCARVEQLIAEGRMRPAGLAQIEAAKADGRWDRAYSPPSTATVPADLRAALDAEPAAAAAFDKLSRSNRYQILFAVERAVRPETRARRIATHVARLAAGEPPSGP